One Vespa crabro chromosome 1, iyVesCrab1.2, whole genome shotgun sequence genomic region harbors:
- the LOC124432983 gene encoding U7 snRNA-associated Sm-like protein LSm10 isoform X2, whose protein sequence is MYQNSPREKYYFYNSLSILLKALENKQTTIDLRNEASVYGTIEHVDAYMNVMMKDCLFTDPRGDKFPFEMFFVQARNIRFVQIPPKVRIIPAIKDQLQQLNQCKSNRKDTKRTFKEKRVQLRQQEGVLAVQNMLETKKAKEPKNSKDE, encoded by the exons ATGTATCAGAATTCTCcacgtgaaaaatattatttctacaatagtttgtcaattttattaaaagctctcgaaaataaacaaacgacAATAGACTTGAGAAATGAAGCGTCGGTTTATGGTACCATAGAACATGTGGATGC atatatgaaTGTCATGATGAAAGACTGTTTATTTACGGATCCAAGAGGCGATAAGTTCCCCTTCGAAATGTTTTTTGTTCAAGCAAGAAACATACGATTTGTGCAAATACCACCAAAG gtACGCATTATACCAGCTATCAAGGATCAGCTACAGCAATTAAATCAATGCAAAAGCAATAGGAAAGATACAAAACGtacttttaaagaaaaacgtGTCCAATTAAGGCAACAAGAAGGAGTATTAGCTGTACAAAATATGTTAGAAACCAAGAAAGCCAAGGAGCCTAAAAATAGTAAAGATGAATAA
- the LOC124432983 gene encoding 5'-nucleotidase domain-containing protein 1-like isoform X1 yields the protein MLKNLNFYRKSLQIRSFTNNLMYDKIVKQSLFRFVDKCSYYIKRVSNQTFPCVSSKINMSVFKISDYDCIGFDLDNTLLKYNITNLVHLEYEILANYLVKEKGYSRKYLLKPLNDKDLDFMQKGLFLDFDRGNILRISPDGKIHRACHGSKLMSIDKIKEIYPEQRWHVMDIFSNDMLATWNEPLNMKMRSLLDYFDIPSALIFARAVDTLDEENNKPLDVYNIWPDMLSGLIWMFDPKHFELDEGQFFPALKKNPDKYLHKCSPETISWIQEMKKDKITFLITGSNVDFVELTATYALGENWRSLFDIIVCYAKKPGFFIQGQPFMTIMNNKEVDIISCNELLRGNVYSRGNWKELLEFFSRISCKQNPRCIYIGDNLIQDIYVPKVYGNCDTIALVEEQMSEGMIHQCLSHPDDKILNSTIWGSYFCLKDTALNVDSIWGYIIKSCSEICIPSLDLITKNDAPEFFTPFNKDKKDYSGYYPAVPLSISDF from the coding sequence atgttaaaaaatttgaatttttatcgtaaaagttTACAAATTCGatcatttacaaataatttgaTGTACGATAAGATAGTGAAACAAAgtttatttcgttttgttgATAAGTGTTCTTATTACATTAAACGTGTTTCTAATCAAACATTTCCTTGTGTGTcatctaaaataaatatgagtGTCTTCAAAATTTCTGATTATGACTGTATTGGGTTTGATTTGGATAATactcttttaaaatataatataacaaatctAGTGCATTTAGAATACGAAATATTAGCTAATTATTtggtgaaagaaaaaggatatagtagaaaatatttattaaagccATTAAACGACAAGGATCTTGATTTTATGCAGAAGGGCTTATTTTTAGACTTTGATAGGGGAAATATACTTAGAATAAGTCCAGACGGTAAAATTCATAGAGCTTGTCATGGTAGTAAGTTAATGAGTATAgacaaaattaaagaaatatatcctGAGCAACGATGGCACGTAAtggatatattttctaatgacATGCTTGCTACTTGGAATGAACCATTGAATATGAAAATGCGGTCTCTGTTGGATTATTTCGATATTCCATCTGCTCTTATTTTTGCTAGAGCAGTAGATACGTtggatgaagaaaataataaacctttagatgtatataatatatggcCTGATATGTTAAGTGGTTTGATTTGGATGTTTGATCCTAAACATTTTGAATTAGACGAAGGGCAATTTTTTCctgctttaaaaaaaaatccagaTAAATATCTACATAAATGCAGTCCAGAAACAATATCTTGGATCcaggaaatgaagaaagataaaataactTTCTTAATTACTGGATCAAATGTTGATTTTGTAGAATTAACTGCGACTTATGCTCTTGGGGAAAATTGGAGATCCTTGTTTGACATTATTGTTTGTTATGCCAAAAAACCAGGATTTTTCATACAAGGGCAGCCCTTTATGactataatgaataataaagaagttgatattatatcatgtaatgaattattaagaGGCAATGTATATAGTCGTGGGAATTGGAAAGAacttttagaattttttagTAGAATATCATGTAAACAAAATCCACGGTGCATATATATTGGCGATAATCTTATACAAGATATTTATGTACCAAAAGTATATGGTAATTGTGATACAATAGCACTTGTAGAAGAACAAATGTCAGAAGGTATGATTCATCAATGCTTATCGCATCCtgatgataaaattttaaattcaacAATTTGGGGATCCTATTTTTGTCTAAAAGATACAGCACTTAATGTAGATTCTATATGGggttatataattaaaagttgTTCAGAAATATGCATACCAAGTCTAGATTTGATTACAAAAAATGATGCTCCAGAGTTTTTTACTccttttaataaagataaaaaagattatagtGGATATTATCCTGCTGTACCATTAAGTATATcagatttttaa